A stretch of the Alnus glutinosa chromosome 6, dhAlnGlut1.1, whole genome shotgun sequence genome encodes the following:
- the LOC133871598 gene encoding uncharacterized protein LOC133871598: MGLKLAKQWVNNMTKAAEDEPTKVVSEARPKSLGLGAKVSHSAKFEPSNDPLESKLHAKLNIGKRKATKSVEISIPFAGDGNDNEDEEDLDSRTRVFDKKKITRF; the protein is encoded by the exons ATGGGGTTGAAACTG GCTAAACAATGGGTTAATAATATGACCAAAGCTGCAGAAGATGAACCAACAAAAGTAGTATCAGAGGCTCGACCTAAGAG TCTTGGACTGGGTGCAAAGGTTTCACATTCAGCCAAATTTGAACCTTCAAACGACCCACTTGAAAGTAAACTACATGCCAAGTTaaacattggaaaaagaaaagctacCAAAAGTGTTGAAATATCCATTCCATTTGCTGGAGATGGAAATGATAATGAAGATGAAGAGGATTTAGACAGCAGAACTAGGgtgtttgacaagaaaaagATTACCAGATTCTAA